The DNA segment TGTGGATAATTGTGGATAAAGTGGATAAGACGAAAATCGAATGTATGATTTGTGCAATTTGTCTGGTTTACAATAAAAACTTATTTTATGTAACCAGGAAACACGATTCGACAGGAGCTGTCTGGGGGAGCGGCAGCGAAATTATGACTAAATTGTTAAAAAAATAGGAAGGGATTGAATAAAACGCGGGAAGGTGCTAGAATATATAAGATTGTATCATAGGGAACCAGACCAATTTTTCAATAAATGTATTTAGGAGCGAGCAGAATGAATCTTGTGGAGAAAGTATTTGGAACGCACAGTGACCGGGAGCTGAAGCTGATTTATCCGATTGTCAAGAAGATCGAGAGTCTGCGGCCGACCATGCAGGCTATGAGCGACGAGGAGCTGCGCGACCAGACAAGAAAATTCAAAGAGTGCCTGGCCGGAGGGGAAACGCTGGACGACATCCTGCCGGAGGCATTTGCTGCCGTGAGAGAGGCGGCCAGGAGAACATTAAATATGGAACATTACCCGGTGCAGCTCATCGGCGGAATCGTGCTGCATCAGGGCCGCATTGCCGAGATGAAGACAGGCGAAGGAAAAACCCTTGTTTCCACATGTCCGGCCTATTTAAACGCGCTGGCCGGAAAAGGCGTCCAGATCGTCACGGTCAACGACTATCTGGCAAAGCGTGACGCCGAGTGGATGGGACAGGTTCATGAATTCCTGGGCCTGAAAGTGGGCGTCGTCTTAAACTCCATGACCTCCGCCGAGAGAAAGGAAGCCTACAAGTGCGACATCACCTACGTGACGAACAACGAGCTGGGCTTCGACTACCTGCGCGACAACATGGCGATTTACAAGGAGCAGATGGTGCTCCGTGACCTGGACTACTGTATCATCGACGAGGTGGACTCGGTTCTCATCGACGAGGCCAGGACGCCGCTTATCATTTCCGGACAGAGCGGAAAGTCCACGAAGCTCTACGAGGTCTGCGACATCCTCGCAAAGCAGTTAAAGCGCGGCGAGGAGTCCGGGGAGTTCACAAAGCTCAACGCCATCATGGGCGAGGAGATCGAGGAGACCGGCGACTTTATCGTAAACGAGAAGGACAAGGTTGTGAACCTGACGGCCGACGGCGTCAAGAAGGTGGAGGAATTCTTCCATATTGAAAACCTGGCTGATCCGGAAAATCTGGAGATCCAGCACAACATCATCCTGGCCCTCCGCGCCAACTACATGATGTTCCGCGACAAGGACTATGTGGTAAAGGACGACGAGGTTCTGATTGTCGATGAATTTACCGGCCGTATCATGCCGGGCCGCCGCTATTCCGACGGCCTCCATCAGGCCATCGAGGCGAAGGAGCATGTGAACGTCCGCAGGGAGAGCAAGACCCTTGCAACCATCACCTTCCAGAACTTCTTCAATAAATTTGCAAAGAAAGCCGGCATGACCGGTACGGCCCAGACCGAGGAGAAGGAGTTCAGAAACATCTACCAGATGGACGTTATCGTGATCCCGACCAACAAGCCGGTGATCCGTCTTGACCGGGAAGACGCCGTCTATAAGACGAAGAAAGAGAAATTCAACGCCGTCGTCGAGGACATCGTAAAGACTCACGAGACAGGCCAGCCTGTCCTGGTTGGTACGATTACCATTGAGACGTCGGAAATGTTGAGCCGCATGTTAAAAAAGCGCGGCATCCCGCATAAGGTATTAAATGCCAAGTTTCATGAGCTGGAGGCGGAGATCGTCGCCGAGGCCGGCGTCCACGGCGCCGTCACCATCGCCACCAACATGGCAGGCCGCGGTACGGATATCAAGCTGGATGACGAATCCAGGGCAGCCGGCGGCTTAAAGATCATCGGTACCGAGCGCCACGAGTCCCGCCGGATCGACAACCAGCTTCGCGGACGTTCGGGACGTCAGGGAGACCCGGGCGAGTCCCGCTTCTATATCTCTCTGGAAGACGACCTGATGCGCCTCTTCGGCTCCGAAAAGCTCATGAGCATGTTCAATGCCCTTGGCGTGCCGGAGAATGAGCAGATTGAGCACAAAATGCTTTCTTCTGCCATCGAAAAGGCTCAGAAGAAGATCGAGAACAACAACTACGGAATCCGCGAGAACCTGCTGAAATACGACGAAGTCATGAACGAGCAGCGCGAGGTGGTTTACGCAGAGCGTATGCAGGTGTTAAACGGCGAAAACATGCGCGATGTGATCATGAAGATGGTGACAGACATCGTTGAGGGCGCCGTGGACATGTCCATCCCCGACGACAAGGCCGCGGAAAACGGAGATTTTAAGGAATTAAACGAGCTTCTGCTTCCGATCATTCCCTTAAAGCCCATCGGGGCCGACGACGAGAAGCGGAAGATGAAGAAGGAAGAATTAAAGCACGCGCTGAAGGAAGAGGCCATCAAGTTCTACGAGTCCAAAGAGGCGGAATTCCCGGATTCGGAGAAAATCCGTGAGATCGAGCGCGTGATCCTTCTGAAAGTCATTGACAATAAATGGATGTCCCACATCGACGACATGGATCAGCTCCGCCAGGGCATCGGCCTCCAGGCCTACGGCCAGCGCGACCCGCTTGTGGAATATAAGATGAGCGGCTATGAGATGTTCGACGACATGTCGGCGGCCATCCGCGAGGATACGATCCGCATCCTCTGCCACATCCGCGTGGAACAGCGGGTGGAGCGTGAGCCGGCTGCCAAGGTGACGGGAACCAACAAGGACGACAGCGCCCAGAAAGTGCCCCAGAGGCGGACGGTTCAGAAGATTTACCCCAACGATCCGTGCCCCTGCGGCTCCGGAAAGAAGTTTAAACAGTGCCATGGCAGAAAGCTTTTGGCGCAGCAGTAAGAGAGGACGGCAAGTATGGTTGAGTTAGACCAGTTCAAGTACACCTTATCCACGTATGAAAAGCCCTTAAAGGAGGTGCGGGATTCCTTAAATCTCGATGCCAAGCTGCAAAGAATCGACGAGCTTGACAAGACCATGGAGGAGCCGAGCTTCTGGGAGGACGCGGAAACCTCCACCCGCCTTGTGAAGGAAGCGAAGAACCTGAAGGATACGGTTGAGGAATTTCATAAGCTCCAGAACCAGTACGAGGAAATCGAGCTGATGCTGGAGATGGGATATGAGGAGAATGATCCGGAAATCATTCCTGAAATTCAGAAGATGATGGATGCGTTCACGACGGAACTGGACGCTCTGCGCCTTCGGACTCTTCTTACAGGGGAATACGACAGCAACAATGCGATTCTGAGGTTAAACGCGGGAGCCGGCGGCACCGAGGCCTGCGACTGGTGCAGCATGCTTTACCGCATGTACTGCCGGTGGGCCGAGAGCAAAGGCTTTACCACGGAGGTGCTCGACTTCCTCGACGGCGAGGAGGCCGGCATCAAGTCCGTGACGGTGCAGATCAACGGCGTCAACGTGTTCGGATATTTAAAATCCGAGCGCGGCGTCCACCGTCTCGTGCGGATTTCCCCGTTCAACGCCAACGGAAAGCGCCAGACGTCCTTCGTGTCCTGCGACGTGATGCCGGACATCGAGGAAGACCTGGATGTGGAGATCAACCAGGACGACCTGCGTATCGACACCTACCGCTCCAGCGGCGCCGGCGGCCAGCACATCAACAAGACGTCGTCGGCCGTCCGGATTACCCATATCCCGACGGGAATCGTCGTCCAGTGCCAGAATGAGCGTTCCCAGTTCCAGAATAAGGATAAGGCCATGCAGATGTTGAAGGCCAAGCTTTACATGCTGAAGCAGCAGGAGAACGCCGAGAAGATTTCCGACATCCGCGGCGACGTGAAGGAGATCGGATGGGGAAGCCAGATCCGCTCCTATGTGCTTCAGCCGTACACGTTAATCAAAGACCACCGGACGGGCTACGAGAGCGGAAACGTAAACAGTGTCCTGGACGGCGGCCTGGACGGCTTTATCAGTGCTTACTTAAAGTGGGAGAGCCTCGGAAGGCCCCAGGTGAAAGGCGGAGACCTGGAATAATCTTAACATAATATAAGAAGACCTTGTGCCGGAGAATACGAAACCGTGTTTTCCGGCTTTTTTTATTGCATCTTATCTCACCTGCATTTACATTCGGCAGAATTTCTTGATTTTCATTTTACACGGATCTTACAAAGATGTTACGGCTCTGTGGTGTTTCATTCCCCGGGAAAATGGTAAAACCTTATTGTACAGAGAAAAGAAAAAACGAAAAAGGAATCCATGAGGAGGAAAAAGATTATGAAAATCAGAAAATTGATTGCACTTACGGGAGCTGCCCTGCTGGCGATGAGCGCCATGACGGGATGCGGCAGCCAGGAGACAGAGACGACAGCAGCCACCACGGCTGAGACCACCACGGAAACAGAGACAACAACTGCTGGTGAAACCACGACGGAGGCAGAAACGACAACGGCAGAGGCGGCAGAGGAAGCACTTTCCGGCAGCATCTCCATGTCCGGCTCCACTTCCATGGAGAAGGTAGCAAACGCCCTTCGTGAAAGCTTCATGGAGAAATACCCGGACGTATCCGTTTCCGTAGAGTTCACCGGTTCTTCCGCAGGCGTTGAGGCCGTGCTTTCCGGCACCAGCGACATCGGAAACTCTTCCAGAAACTTAACGGATGACGAGAAGTCCGCAGGCGCTGTGGAAAATATCATGGCAATCGACGGAATTGCCGTTGCCGTTGATACGGCCAACACGGTTACGAACCTGACAAAGGATCAGCTTACGGAAATTTACACCGGCGCAGTCACCAACTGGAGCGCAGTCGGCGGCGAGGATATGCCGATTGTCGTAGTGGGACGCGAGGCTGGTTCCGGTACGAGAGGCGCTTTTGAGGAAATCCTTGGAGTAGAAGATCAGTGCGCTTACGCAAACGAGCTGGACAGCACAGGCGCCGTTATGGCAAAGGTTGCCTCCACGCCGGGCGCCATCGGCTACATCTCCCTGGACGCCATTGATGATTCCGTGGCAGTCCTCCAGCTCGACGGCGTAGACGCGACGGCTGAGAACATCAAGGCCGGCACCTACTTCTTAAACCGCCCGTTCGTAATGGCTACCAATGGAGAAATCTCCGCTCAGAGCGACCTGATTCAGGCATGGTTCGAGTATGTGTTCTCCGCAGAAGGCCAGGAAGTTGTTGCAAACGCAGGACTGATTACGGTGGAATAATAACATGACGGAAAAACAGACCTTTTCCATAAAAGCAGATGCAAGAAAGAAAGCTCTTGTGGAACATGCGGCACAGTTCATCTTTACAGTATGTGCATTCTTTGCGGTGATGGCGGTTCTCTCCATCACCGTCTACATGTTCTTAAACGGTACGCCGGCCCTCTTTGAGGTGGGGATCACGGATCTCCTTTTCGGAACCGTGTGGAAGCCAACGGCAAAGGAGCCGTCCTTCGGAATCCTTTACGTCATCCTGACCTCCATCCTGGGAACATCGGCAGCCGTCGTGATCGGAGCGCCCATCGGCGTGTTCACCGCGGTATTCATCGAGGAAATCGCGGGAAAGAAGATGGCGGCTATCGTGAAGCCGGCCGTGGAACTTTTAGCGGGAATCCCGTCGGTAATCTACGGGCTTCTCGGCATCTACCTCTTAAACCCGCTCATGTATAAGTTGGAGCGTCTGGTTTTTGCAGGTTCCACGACCCACCAATATACCGGCGGCGCCAACCTTTTGTCGGCGGTGATTGTCCTTGCGATCATGATCCTGCCGACGGTCATCAACGTGAGCGCCTCGGCCCTCCATGCCGTGCCGAAACAGCAGAGGGCGGCCTCCTATGCCATGGGGGCCTCGAAAATCCAGACGATTTTCAAGGTAGTGCTCCCGTCGGCCAGATCCGGCATCATTGCAGCCGTCGTTTTAGGAACGGGCCGTGCCATCGGCGAGGCCATGGCGATTACGCTTGTTTCGGGAAGCTCTGTCAATATCCCGCTTCCCTTTAACTCCGTCCGCTTCTTAACGACAGCCATCGTCAGCGAGATGGGCTACGCGGCAGGGCTTCACAGGCAGGTACTATTTACCATCGGCCTCGTGCTCTTCGTGTTTATCATGTGCATCAACATCGGACTTACGAAGATCCTCAAAGGAAAGGAGGACGCATAGATGGAGCGGGTCAGCATCATGAACAGGAAAAGACGGATTTCCGATGACATCCTGACGGCCGTCATCTATCTGTCGGCCTTCATCGCTGTGGCGATCCTGGTGGGGATCATCGGCTACGTCTTTTTCCGCGGCATCAGCCAGGTAAACTGGGAGTTCCTTACGAATGTGCAGAGCGCATCCAAGGGCACCGTGGGAATCGCGGGAAACATCGTAAACACCTTATACATCGTCATTCTCACGCTTCTCGTGGTGACGCCCATCGGAATCGGCGGCGCCATTTACTTAAGCGAGTATGCAAAGCCTGGGAAATTCGTTTCCCTGATTGAATTTACCATTGAAACCCTGACGGGAATCCCGTCCATCATTTTCGGCCTGTTCGGAAGCGTGTTCTTCGGCGAGGTGTTAAAACTTAAATATTCCATGCTGACCGGCGCCCTGACCTTAACGATCATGGTGCTGCCGCTCATCGCAAGGAATACCCAGGAGGCTTTAAAGACCGTGCCGGACAGCTACCGCAGCGGCGCCCTCGGCATCGGTGCCACGAAATGGTACATGATCCGGACGATCATCCTGCCGAGTGCCATGCCGGGAATCTTGACAGGCGTGATTTTAGCCATCGGCCGCACCGTCGGCGAGTCGGCAGCCCTCTTATTTACGGCCGGCAGCGGATACGATCTGCCGAAGGGCGGCATGGGACTCGTGCGGAAGCTCTTTGAACCGGGCGGCACCATGACCATTGAGCTGTATCTCCAGATGGCAAAGGGAAAATATGACGTGGCGTTTGGAATTGCCTGCGTGCTTCTGGTTCTCGTGCTGGTGATGAATTTCCTGGCAAAATACCTGGCGGGAAGATTCAATGTGGAGAACCGGAAATAATTTTGGAAGAGGAACGATATGCTGGAAAAGAAAATTGACGTGAAAGGGCTGAACCTGTACTACGGGGAAAACCATGCCCTGAAAAATGTGAATATAGAAGTCCGGGAAAATGCCGTGACAGCGCTCATCGGCCCGTCCGGCTGCGGGAAATCCACGTTTTTAAAGTGCTTAAACCGCATGAACGACCTGGTGGACGGCGTCCGCATTGACGGACAGATTTTGTTAGACGGGGAAAACATCTACGACGCCGGCGTGGATACCACGCTCCTTCGCAAAAAAGTGGGCATGGTGTTCCAGCAGCCGAACCCGTTCCCTATGAGCATCTACGATAACATCGCCTACGGCCCGAGGATCCACGGGATCAAGAACAAGGCGAAGCTCGATGAAATCGTGGAAAATGCCCTGAAGGGAGCCGCTATTTTTGACGAGGTGAAGGACCGGCTAAAAAGCCCTGCCCTGGGGCTTTCCGGCGGACAGCAGCAGAGGCTCTGCATTGCGAGAGCTCTGGCCGTGGAGCCGGAGGTGCTCTTGATGGATGAGCCCACATCGGCTTTGGATCCCATTTCTACTTTGAAAATCGAGGATCTGATGAACGACCTGAAAAGCCAGTACACGGTGGTCGTCGTTACCCACAATATGCAGCAGGCGGCCAGGGTATCGGATGTGACGGCCTTCTTCCTTTTAGGAGAGTTAGTAGAGGCCGACGATACCATGAACATCTTCGGAAGTCCCAAAGACAAGAGGACGGAAGACTATATTACAGGCCGGTTTGGCTGATAGGGAGGGAGCAAATGTCACCGAGAACAGTATTTGAACAGGAATTAAAGGAGCTGCGTCTTGATGTGCTCCAGATGGCAGACTGGGTGGAAAACGGCTACGACAATCTTTTTGAGGCCCTGGAGAAAAAGGACGGCGAGACCATGAAAAAATTCGTGCGCCACGACAGGGATATCGAGGATATGCAGCGGAACATCGAGGCCAAATGCCTGAATCTCTTTACGAGGCAGCAGCCGGTAGCCAGGGATTTAAGGACCGTGTCGGCGGCCATGAAGATCGCCACGGACATGGAGCGGATCGGAAACCACCTCTCCGACATGGCAGAGCTTTTCGTCCGCATGAATTTTGCACCGCTTTCCGGCTATTCGGGATGTTTTGCGGACATGATCCGCGACACGAAGATTTTCGTCCATAAGGCCACCGACTCTTTTGTGAACAGGAACATGGAGCTGGCAAAAGAGGTGGTTGACGGGGATGATGAGATCGACGAGTATTTCAACCAGGTAAAGCGGGATGTGATCGGCCATTTAAAGAGCGGCACGATGGACGCCGACGGCTGCGTGGATGCGCTGATGGCGGCCAAATATCTGGAAAAGATCGGGGATCACGCGGTCAACATCGGCCAGTGGGAGATCTTCCAGGAGACAGGTGTGATCGACGAAATCCGTCTCCTTTAATCATACATCTGCACCAGGGGCGCCGGGAGCTTACAGACGTGTAAACTCCCGGCGCTTTGCATTGTATAAAAAGGCGGAAATCCTTTCTCTTCCCCCGCTTCCCATACGGCGGATTTTGTGGTAAGATAGCAAAGCAACGGACAGCAAAGGCTTCCGGAAGAGGAATGAGCGAAAGGACTTCCGCATATGAAAAATCGGGAAAAAAGGACAAAAAGACCATACGGTTTCTGTGGGCCAGCATGATCGGCATTCTTGTGCTCTGCATCGGCGTATTTGTCTGGATCACGAGATATATGTCGAAGGAGAGCGAGGAGACCATGGAACAGGTCGGGGAGATTTACATGTCGGAGGTAAACCGGCAGATGCAGCTCCACTTCCGTTCCATCGTCGAACTGCGGTTCAGCCAGATGGAGGGGATTCTGCTGCGGACGCCGCCGGAGAAGGCGGAAAGCTATGGGGAAGAGATGGCCCATGACCTGTCAGTAAGCGCCCGTGTGCGGGAATTCACATATCTGGGCCTCTATTCCAGGGACGGGACGCTGGAAACGGTTTATGGGGAGCCACTGGAGATTATCAACGGCGGCCCGTTTACAGAGGCATTAAGCGCCGGAGAAAACAAGGTAGCCGCATGGATGACCGGGAACGGGGATACGCTTCTGGTTTTTGGCATCCCTGCGTCCTATCCCATGGCAGAAGGGAAGGAAAGCCTGGGGATTGTGGCAGGCGTTCCCATGAAGGGACTCAACCAGACCATGTCCCTGAGCTCTGCGAAGGCGCTGTCCTTCTCTCATATCATCCGTAAGGATGGTTCTTTTGTTCTCCGGAACGCGGACGTGGCTGAGGAGACATATTTCCAATGGATTCTCGAAGAAACCGAATTTCTGGACATGACGGCTGAAGAAGGCATGAACGCTATGGAGAGTGCTTTCCAAAAAGGCGAGAATTTCTCGTCGCTTTTAAATATTGAAGAAGAGCGGTACCATGTTTACTGTACGCCGCTTCCGTATTCGGAATGGTATCTGGTTTCCATCATGCCATACGGCCCTCTGGACGAGACGGTGAACGAGCTTGGCGTGCACCGGGTCGCGGCGATCCTGAGAGGCTGCGGACTGATTCTTCTGGCGCTTCTCTTTGTGTTTTTCTCCTATTACGGCATGACAAGGCAGCAGATGAAGGACTTAAGGCGCGCCATGAAGGAGGCGGAGCGGGCCAACCGTGCAAAGAGCGAGTTCCTCTCCAACATGAGCCATGATATCCGGACGCCGATGAATGCCATTGTCGGCATGACGGCCATCGCAGAGGCACATCTGGACAACATGGCACAGGTAAAGGACTGCCTTCGGAAAATTGAGCTTTCCAGCCGCCATCTTCTTGGGCTCATCAACGATGTGCTGGACATGGCAAAGATTGAGAGCGGGCGGCTGTCCCTGAATGCGGAAGTAATTTCCCTGCGTGAAATCATGGATGGCCTCGTGGGGATCATCCAGCCGCAGGTCGAGGCAAAAGAGCTGAACTTTGACATTGTCCCGGAACATATCAGGACAGAGCATGTAGTCTGCGACAGTGTGCGTTTAAACCAGGTTCTTTTAAACCTGCTTTCCAATGCCGTCAAATTTACAGCGGAGGGCGGCCGGATCGAAATGGCCGTAAGGCAGGAGCCGTCCCCGTCTGGAGACGAATATGTCCGCATCCACTTTTATGTGAAAGATACAGGAATCGGCATGTCGCCGGAATTCCAGAAGAAAATCTTTGAATCCTTTGCAAGGGAAGACAATAAGCGTGTGCATCGGACAGAGGGAACCGGCCTCGGCATGGCCATTACAAAATACATCATTGACCAGATGGGCGGCACCATTGAGGTAAAAAGCGAGCAGAACAAGGGCAGCGAGTTCCATGTGGCGCTGGATTTGAAGGCAGCAGCGGACGGGGCCAGCGAGCAGGAGCTCGACGGGAAACTCGTGCTGTTTGCCGATGGCGACAGCCGTGTCTGCCAGTCCGCCGCAGAGCTTTTGGCCTCCATGGGAGCAAAGACGGACTGGACGGCGGATGGACGGGAAGCCATCGGGATGGTGGAGAGAAGCCGCGAAGAAGGACGGAGCTATGACGTCATCCTTCTGGGCTGGAACCTGATGGAGCCTGACGGGACTGAAATGGTGAAGGAAATCCGCAGCCTGATGGGAAGCGCCGTGCCGGTTCTCCTGGTTTCTGCCTGCGGCTGGAGCGGGGCCGAGGCAAAGGCGAAGGAAGCCGGCGCAGACGGCTTTATCAGGAAGCCCCTGTTCCGGTCGGCGCTTTCTGCCGTAATTCTCCCGCTTTTTAACAAAGAGGTGCAGGCCGCAGAGGTCATGGAAGAGGCGGAGACGGCCGCGAATATTCAGGGGAAACGGCTCCTGATTGCCGAGGACAACGAGCTCAACTGGGAGATTGCGAATGAGCTTCTCACAGACTGCGGGTTCCTTCTGGACTGGGCCGAAAACGGGAAGCGCTGCGTGGAAAAGTTTGAGGCTTCTGAGCCGGGATACTACGCGGCTGTCCTGATGGATATCCGGATGCCTGTCATGGACGGCTACGAGGCCACAAGGGCGATCCGGACATCGAACCGGCCGGACTCCGGCCTTCCGATCATCGCCATGACGGCCGATGCTTTTGCCGAGGACGTGAAAAAATGCCTGGACTGCGGCATGGATGCCCATGTGGCAAAGCCTTTGGATATCCGAAACCTGGCGGCCGTGCTGGAAAGACTGATTTAAAGAAAGAAGCCGTCATGATGCCGTAAAAAAATCCGGCCTCCCTGCTTTTTCGGGAAGGCCGGAATTTCTTACAGATTTTCCATCCGCGTAGCAAGAAGCGGAAGCTGTTCTCTGACGGAATCCACTTCATCCAGGTCGATGACCGTAGTCTGGAGCTGTTCGGAAGCGCCGAGCTGGTTCAAAACCGTGCCCCAGGGCGAGACGGCGATGGAATGGCCCCAGGAATGGTAGGAGGCGCTCCTGTCCCTGGCCGGCGCCGTGCCGAAGGTAAAGACCTGGTTGTCGATGGCACGGGAGCGGAACAGGACTTCCCAGTGGGCCGGCCCGGTTGTCATGTTGAAGGCGGCCGGGACGAGGATGATTTTTGCGCCCTCTAAAACCATGCGCCTGGCTAACTCCGGGAATCGGAAATCATAGCAGATGCAGAGGCCGATTTTCCCAAATTCCGTATCAAAGACCGTGGCGGAATTTCCCGGCGATAAGGTGTCGGATTCTTTAAAGCACTGGCCGCCCTTTACGTCGATATCGAAGAGATGGACCTTCCGGTGCTTGGCGATCTGGCGTCCCTCCCGGTCAAAGACATAGGCCGTGTTGTAGACGCGCCCGTCGTCCCCCAGCTCCGGCACGGAACCGGCGGAAAGATAAATCCGGAATTTTTTTGCGGCATCGGAGAGAGCGGCCCAGACGGGGCCGCCTTCTTTTTCGGCGTAGGCCGGGAAATTCGGCGTCTCATAAGGGCAGACGAACATCTCCGGCAGGCAGACGATGTCGGCCTTCTCCTCTTTGGCCTGCCAGAGCTTTGGGATCAGCATTTCAATATTTTTCATCTTGTCGCTGTAAACGCGGGTCTGGAGCTGTACGATGGTGAGCTTTGTCATGGTATGAACCCTCCTTTTTAATGGAACTCGTTACTTACCAGTTTAAAGACTGCGGCGCAGAATGTCAATTCCGCAAAACAGCCGGAGGAAGAAATTTCCACCGGTGAAAATTCCTGCAATTCCTGAGGAAAATCTCCGCCATGGACGTCTGCTTTCGGATTGTATGGGGGAAAATACTTGATTTTTTTATACAATTATGCTAATATCTTCCGAGTAAAGACAAATGTATTTGTGAGACGAACATGCCGTACAGTCTTGTGCGGCAGAAGGGGCTTTTTAAAGATGGAAGCAAAAAAGAGATATTACGTGGTAAATGAGAGGGCGCTGCCGGAGGTACTCCAGAAGGTCGTGGAAGCGAAACGGCTCCTGGATTCGGACCGCTCCATGACTGTTCAGGAGGCCACGGAGCGGGTGGGCCTAAGCCGCAGCTCCTTTTACAAATATAAGGACGACATTCTTCCTCTTTCCGACAATACCAAAGGGAAGACCGTGACCCTGGTGACGCAGATGAATGACGAGCCAGGGCTTTTGTCGGATCTTCTCCATGTGGTAGCCACCTACCGGGCCAACATCCTGACGATCCACCAGACGATCCCGGTCAACGGCGTGGCGACGGTGACTTTGAGCGTCGAAGTCCTGCCGGATACGGGGAACGTGGCGAGGATGATGGAAGAGATCGAAGAACTGACGGGAATTTATGACATCAGGATTTTAGGAGTGGAAAAGTAATGAAAGCAGCAATCATGGGATACGGCACGATTGGCTCCGGGGTTTTTGAGGTGCTCCGGGAAAATCGTGAACAGATAGAAAAGAAGGCGGGAGAGCCCATCGAGATCAAATATGTGCTCGATCTGCGGGACCTTTCCGGGACACCGGCGGAGGAAGCGGCAGTGAAAGACCTTTCCGTGATCGAGAACGACCCGGAGGTCTCCATAGTCGTAGAAACCATGGGCGGGACGACGCCGGCCTATGAGTTTGTAAAGCGGTGCCTCTTAAAGGGAAAACATGTGGTGACGTCCAACAAAGCGCTGGTGGCGGCCCACGGGACAGAGCTTTTAAGGCTTGCCGGGGAAAAGGGCGTAAACTTCCTGTTCGAGGCCAGCGTCGGCGGCGGGATCCCGATTATTAGGACGTTGAACGACAGCCTGGCCGGCGAAGACATCCTGGAAATTTCCGGCATCATGAACGGCACCACCAACTATATCCTGTCCAAGATGTACGAGGAGGGCTGGACGTTTGATGACGCCCTGCGGACGGCTCAGGAGCTGGGCTACGCGGAGCGGGATCCAAAGGCCGATGTGGAGGGCTATGACACATGCAGGAAGCTTGCAATCCTGACGGCCGTCTCCACAAGGAAAGAAACCAGCTACGAGGACATCCCGACAAGAGGGATCACAGACATCACCGACCTGGATTTCAGCTATGCGGCCAGGCTCGGCACTTCGATTAAGCTCCTTGGCATCAGCCGCAAAAAAGACGGGAAGCTCTATGCCGAGGTGGCGCCGGTGATGGTTGGGGCCCAGAATCCGCTGTATTCCGTGAGCGGCGTCTACAACGGGATCATGGTGACAGGGAATATGCTCGGCGTGTCCATGTTTTACGGCAGCGGCGCCGGGAAGCTCCCGACGGCAAGCGCCGTGGCGGCCGACATGATCCATGCGGCGATTCGGAAAAACAGCCGGCTGTCGCCTGGCTGGTGCGAAGAAAAGCAGGAAATCCTTCCGGCTGACCTTCTGGAGCGGAGATACTTTGTGCGATTTGAAGGGAAGCGCCAGGAGAAGAAGGAGATCGTGGAGAACGCCTTCGGGAAGGTGAAATGGATTTCCCTGGAGGGTATGG comes from the Eubacteriaceae bacterium Marseille-Q4139 genome and includes:
- a CDS encoding ACT domain-containing protein yields the protein MEAKKRYYVVNERALPEVLQKVVEAKRLLDSDRSMTVQEATERVGLSRSSFYKYKDDILPLSDNTKGKTVTLVTQMNDEPGLLSDLLHVVATYRANILTIHQTIPVNGVATVTLSVEVLPDTGNVARMMEEIEELTGIYDIRILGVEK
- a CDS encoding homoserine dehydrogenase, with amino-acid sequence MKAAIMGYGTIGSGVFEVLRENREQIEKKAGEPIEIKYVLDLRDLSGTPAEEAAVKDLSVIENDPEVSIVVETMGGTTPAYEFVKRCLLKGKHVVTSNKALVAAHGTELLRLAGEKGVNFLFEASVGGGIPIIRTLNDSLAGEDILEISGIMNGTTNYILSKMYEEGWTFDDALRTAQELGYAERDPKADVEGYDTCRKLAILTAVSTRKETSYEDIPTRGITDITDLDFSYAARLGTSIKLLGISRKKDGKLYAEVAPVMVGAQNPLYSVSGVYNGIMVTGNMLGVSMFYGSGAGKLPTASAVAADMIHAAIRKNSRLSPGWCEEKQEILPADLLERRYFVRFEGKRQEKKEIVENAFGKVKWISLEGMDEFAVLTEKMSGEKFRAAAEAVGGLRQHITAEL